One genomic region from Prunus persica cultivar Lovell chromosome G3, Prunus_persica_NCBIv2, whole genome shotgun sequence encodes:
- the LOC18781694 gene encoding uncharacterized protein LOC18781694 yields the protein MDQKSDGVGIKIYNNAVYGDPHEDESAKSPKPPSSSSHSLPLVRLNPDHIQGRKRRAVAKGVQKTLSKTSMLANFLPTGTLLTFEMVLPAIYRSGECTRVTNMMTHVLLGLCAMSCFFFHFTDSFRGPDGKLFYGFVTPKGLAVFKPGLPVEVPKDERYKLGLTDFVHAAMSVMVFAAIAFSDRRVTDCLFPGHEKEMDEVMESFPLMVGIVCSGLFLVFPTTRYGIGCAAS from the coding sequence ATGGATCAGAAAAGCGATGGAGTTGGGATCAAAATCTACAACAACGCAGTGTACGGGGACCCACATGAAGACGAGTCCGCCAAGTCACCAAAgccaccttcttcttcctcacatTCCCTGCCTCTGGTACGACTGAACCCAGACCACATACAAGGCAGGAAACGACGTGCCGTTGCGAAGGGGGTCCAGAAGACCTTATCCAAGACCTCCATGCTCGCCAACTTTCTTCCCACGGGCACCCTCCTGACCTTCGAAATGGTGCTTCCCGCCATTTACCGCAGCGGCGAGTGCACTCGTGTCACCAATATGATGACCCACGTCCTCCTGGGCCTGTGTGCCATGTCATGCTTCTTCTTCCACTTCACAGACAGTTTCCGTGGGCCCGATGGGAAGTTATTTTACGGGTTTGTGACTCCAAAAGGGCTGGCGGTGTTTAAACCGGGCCTGCCCGTGGAGGTGCCCAAGGACGAGAGGTACAAACTGGGCCTAACGGACTTCGTTCACGCCGCTATGTCCGTTATGGTGTTTGCCGCTATCGCGTTTTCTGATAGGCGCGTTACGGACTGTTTGTTTCCGGGGCACGAGAAGGAGATGGATGAAGTGATGGAGAGTTTTCCGTTGATGGTGGGGATCGTGTGCAGCGGATTGTTTCTCGTGTTTCCTACTACTCGCTACGGGATTGGATGCGCGGCTTCGTGA
- the LOC18784346 gene encoding vacuolar amino acid transporter 1 isoform X2: MDMDSDIRTYPDIGERAFGNKGRIWLSVVMNIELYLVATGFLILEGDNLHNIFPGVELEVAGLRIGGKHCFIVVVALIILPTVWLDNLSLLSYVSASGVLASAIILGSILWIGSFDGIGFHQAGSPVNWNGIPTAVSLYAFCYCAHPVFPTLYTSMKNKHQFSNVLLLCFILCTVSYASMAVFGYLMFGSTVQSQITLNLPTRNISSKVAIFTTLVNPISKYALMVTPIVNAAKKKFPSHYSKRFIGLLASTTLVISTVIVALAIPFFAYLMSLVGAFLSVTGSIVFPCFCYLKLSGNYRRFGCEVLIIGCILLLSAAIIVFGTYTALVEIIGSL, encoded by the exons ATGGATATGGATTCTGATATCAGAACTTATCCGGATATAGGCGAACGTGCATTTGGGAACAAGGGAAGGATATGGTTGTCAGTTGTCATGAACATAGAACTCTACTTAGTTGCAACAGGTTTCCTGATTTTGGAAGGGGACAACTTGCATAACATATTTCCAGGTGTGGAATTGGAAGTGGCTGGTTTAAGAATTGGTGGAAAACATTGCTTTATAGTTGTTGTTGCCCTTATTATTCTCCCAACAGTTTGGTTAGATAACTTGAGCCTTCTTTCTTATGTCTCTGCAAGTGGGGTTTTAGCTTCTGCAATCATCCTTGGTTCAATTCTGTGGATTGGTTCTTTCGATGGAATTGGATTTCATCAAGCGGGGTCACCAGTTAACTGGAATGGAATCCCTACAGCTGTTAGCTTATATGCCTTTTGTTATTGTGCTCATCCAGTGTTCCCTACCTTGTACACTTCAATGAAAAACAAGCATCAGTTCTCCAAT GTCCTCCTCCTCTGCTTTATCCTATGCACCGTTTCTTATGCATCAATGGCAGTTTTTGGCTACCTAATGTTTGGTTCAACGGTTCAATCACAAATAACTTTAAACCTCCCAACTCGAAACATTAGCTCAAAAGTCGCCATATTCACGACCCTGGTGAATCCAATATCCAAATATGCTTTGATGGTTACTCCAATCGTGAACGCTGCCAAGAAGAAGTTTCCAAGTCACTACAGTAAAAGGTTCATTGGCCTATTAGCCAGCACTACCTTGGTAATCAGCACTGTAATAGTAGCTTTGGCTATACCCTTTTTCGCGTATCTCATGTCACTTGTTGGAGCATTTTTGAGTGTGACAGGTTCAATTGTATTCCCATGCTTTTGCTACCTGAAACTTTCAGGTAATTATCGAAGATTCGGATGTGAGGTGTTGATTATCGGGTGCATATTACTACTCAGTGCTGCAATTATTGTATTTGGCACTTACACTGCTCTAGTAGAAATAATAGGGAGCTTGTGA
- the LOC18783535 gene encoding ATP-dependent zinc metalloprotease FTSH 6, chloroplastic has product MSPALSLSVSLSPLCKSQDISKETHLPKNPNRENPCQSTHSNFKFSRRSLLNSTTLDLVGAGALSVSKPARAEPKPEPESPVASTSSRMSYSRFLQYLDEDAVKKVDLFENGTVAIAEIFNPTLDKIQRVKVQLPGLPQELLRKMKEKNVDFSAHPMEINWLPAVLDLLGNFAFPLILLGTLLFRASSTNTPGGPNLPFGLGRSKAKFQMEPNTGVTFDDVAGVDEAKQDFQEIVEFLKTPEKFSAVGARIPKGVLLVGPPGTGKTLLAKAIAGEAGVPFFSLSGSEFIEMFVGVGASRVRDLFNKAKANSPCLVFIDEIDAVGRQRGTGIGGGNDEREQTLNQLLTEMDGFSGNSGVIVIAATNRPEILDSALLRPGRFDRQVTVGLPDIRGREEILKVHSNNKRLDKDVSLSVIAMRTPGFSGADLANLMNEAAILAGRRGKNKITMKEIDDSIDRIVAGMEGTKMTDGKSKVLVAYHEVGHAICATLTPGHDPVQKVSLIPRGQARGLTWFIPDEDPALISKQQLFARIVGGLGGRASEEVIFGEPEITTGAAGDLQQITQIARRMVTMFGMSEIGPWALTDPATQSSDVVLRLLARNNMSEKLAEDIDLSVRHIIESAYELAKNHVRNNREAMDKLVEVLLEKEILTGDEFRAILSEFTDISVAKLDRKSQCLYLLNLCFTFKQLSQVHAQIQVSGFQRDHFLLTQLIRFCALSPSKNFNYARTLLDHSESSPPSSWNFLIRGYASSDTPREAIWAFRAMLGRGIRPNQLTFPFLIKSCASAAALKEGRQVHVGVVKCGLDCDVYVQNNLVHFYGACKKIKDAQRVFDGMSVRTVVSWNAVLTACVENFWLDEGIGYFVKMRDCGFEPDETTMVVMLNASSELGNLSLGKWVHSQVIEKGLILNCQLGTALVDMYAKSGALVYARLVFDRMELRNVWTWSAMILGLAQHGFAKEALELFPKMLNFSVRPNYVTFLGVLCACSHAGQVDDGYQYFHDMEHVHGIKPMMIHYGAMVDILGRAGRLNEAYSFIMSMPFDPDPIVWRTLLSACNTRDANDDEGVGNKVSEKLLELEPSRGGNLVMVANMYAEVGMWEKAANLRKVMKERRVKKTAGESCVELGGSIHKFFSGYDSRADYEGIYQLLDVLSLHMELVNM; this is encoded by the exons ATGTCACCTGCTCTGTCTCTGTCCGTCTCCCTCTCTCCACTCTGCAAATCTCAGGACATTTCAAAGGAAACCCACCTTCCCAAAAACCCCAATAGAGAAAACCCATGTCAAAGCACTCACTCAAACTTCAAATTTAGTAGGAGATCGCTTTTAAACTCCACTACACTGGACCTAGTAGGAGCTGGGGCCCTCTCTGTTTCTAAGCCTGCAAGAGCAGAGCCAAAGCCAGAGCCAGAGAGCCCAGTTGCCTCAACTTCAAGCAGAATGTCATACTCAAGATTCTTGCAGTACTTGGATGAAGACGCTGTTAAGAAGGTGGACTTGTTTGAGAATGGAACTGTTGCGATCGCCGAGATCTTCAATCCCACATTAGATAAGATCCAAAGGGTCAAGGTTCAGTTACCTGGATTGCCACAAGAGTTGCTGAGGaagatgaaagaaaagaacGTAGATTTTTCAGCTCATCCTATGGAAATCAACTGGTTGCCAGCAGTTCTAGACTTGTTGGGAAATTTTGCTTTTCCATTAATACTACTTGGAACATTGCTGTTCAGAGCTAGTTCTACAAACACACCAGGAGGCCCCAACTTGCCTTTTGGACTTGGAAG GAGCAAAGCCAAATTTCAGATGGAGCCAAATACAGGGGTAACATTTGATGATGTAGCAGGGGTTGATGAAGCAAAGCAAGATTTCCAAGAGATTGTTGAATTCTTGAAAACTCCAGAGAAGTTTTCTGCTGTTGGAGCAAGAATTCCCAAAGGGGTTCTTTTAGTAGGGCCACCTGGGACTGGAAAGACACTGCTGGCCAAGGCCATAGCAGGAGAAGCAGGGgtccctttcttttctctgtcaggGTCAGAGTTCATAGAGATGTTTGTAGGAGTAGGAGCTTCTAGAGTGAGGGATTTATTCAACAAGGCTAAAGCCAATTCCCCATGCTTGGTTTTCATTGATGAGATAGATGCTGTTGGGAGGCAGAGAGGAACAGGAATTGGTGGAGGAAAtgatgagagagagcaaaCACTCAATCAGTTGCTTACTGAAATGGATGGGTTTAGTGGGAACAGTGGAGTGATTGTTATTGCTGCTACTAACCGCCCTGAAATTCTCGATTCGGCTTTGCTTAGGCCTGGCAGATTTGACAGACAA GTCACTGTTGGGCTACCAGATATAAGGGGAAGAGAAGAGATATTAAAGGTGCATAGCAACAACAAGAGGCTTGACAAGGATGTTTCTCTTAGTGTTATTGCCATGAGAACTCCTGGTTTCAGTGGTGCAGACCTTGCAAACCTCATGAATGAAGCTGCCATCCTTGCTGGTAGGAGAGGCAAAAACAAGATAACAATGAAGGAAATCGATGACTCAATTGATCGGATTGTGGCTGGGATGGAGGGGACAAAAATGACAGATGGAAAGAGCAAAGTTCTTGTGGCTTACCATGAAGTTGGCCACGCTATTTGTGC GACACTGACTCCAGGCCATGATCCAGTGCAGAAGGTCTCTCTTATTCCCCGAGGCCAAGCTCGTGGCCTTACATGGTTCATACCGGATGAAGATCCTGCTCTTATTTCTAAGCAACAACTGTTTGCGAGAATAGTTGGAGGGTTAGGAGGTAGGGCATCAGAGGAAGTGATTTTTGGGGAGCCAGAAATAACAACTGGTGCAGCAGGAGACTTGCAACAAATCACACAGATAGCACGACGG ATGGTAACAATGTTTGGCATGTCTGAGATTGGACCGTGGGCATTGACAGACCCCGCAACGCAAAGCAGCGATGTAGTGTTGAGATTGCTAGCAAGAAACAACATGTCTGAAAAGCTCGCTGAAGACATTGATTTGTCAGTGAGACATATAATTGAGAGTGCATATGAACTGGCAAAGAACCATGTGAGGAACAACAGGGAGGCCATGGATAAATTAGTAGAAGTGCTTTTAGAAAAGGAGATCCTCACAGGAGATGAATTCAGAGCAATTCTGTCTGAATTTACTGATATTTCTGTGGCGAAGTTAGATAGGAAATCT CAATGTCTCTATCTCCTCAACCTCTGCTTCACATTCAAACAACTCTCTCAGGTTCATGCCCAAATCCAAGTATCTGGCTTTCAAAGAGACCACTTTCTCCTAACCCAACTCATTCGCTTCTGCGCTTTGTCTCCCTCCAAAAACTTCAACTACGCTCGAACCCTTCTCGACCACTCTGAGTCTTCACCACCTTCTTCGTGGAACTTCCTCATCAGAGGCTATGCCTCGAGCGACACGCCCAGAGAGGCCATCTGGGCCTTTCGTGCAATGCTCGGCCGGGGTATTAGACCCAACCAACTTACCTTTCCTTTTCTGATCAAGTCTTGCGCTTCGGCCGCCGCCCTTAAAGAAGGGAGGCAAGTACATGTAGGCGTTGTGAAGTGCGGTTTGGACTGTGACGTGTATGTTCAGAACAACTTGGTTCATTTTTATGGGGCTTGTAAGAAGATTAAGGATGCACAGCGTGTGTTCGATGGAATGTCGGTGAGAACTGTTGTTTCGTGGAATGCGGTTCTAACTGCTTGCGTTGAGAATTTCTGGTTAGATGAGGGGATTGGGTATTTTGTAAAGATGAGGGATTGTGGGTTTGAGCCGGATGAGACTACAATGGTGGTCATGTTGAACGCCTCCTCGGAGCTTGGGAACTTGAGCTTAGGGAAATGGGTTCACTCCCAAGTAATTGAAAAgggtttgattttgaattgtcAATTGGGTACTGCACTTGTTGACATGTATGCAAAATCTGGGGCTTTGGTTTATGCCAGGCTAGTTTTTGATAGAATGGAGTTGCGGAATGTGTGGACATGGAGTGCAATGATTCTAGGACTAGCCCAGCATGGGTTTGCCAAGGAAGCCCTTGAACTTTTCCCAAAGATGTTGAACTTCTCAGTACGCCCGAATTATGTCACTTTTCTTGGCGTTCTCTGTGCTTGTAGCCATGCTGGACAGGTGGATGATGGGTACCAATACTTTCACGATATGGAACATGTGCATGGGATTAAACCCATGATGATACACTATGGTGCCATGGTTGATATCTTAGGTCGTGCTGGCCGTCTGAACGAGGCTTATAGCTTCATCATGAGCATGCCCTTTGACCCCGACCCCATTGTATGGAGAACATTGCTTAGTGCATGCAATACGCGTGATGCTAATGACGATGAAGGGGTAGGAAATAAAGTAAGTGAGAAGTTGCTTGAATTGGAGCCAAGCAGGGGAGGGAATCTTGTGATGGTCGCAAACATGTATGCTGAAGTTGGGATGTGGGAGAAAGCGGCCAATTTGAGGAAGGTTATGAAAGAAAGACGGGTGAAGAAGACGGCAGGGGAGAGTTGCGTTGAGTTAGGCGGGTCCATCCATAAATTCTTTTCTGGCTATGATTCTCGAGCTGATTATGAGGGTATCTACCAGTTACTAGATGTATTGAGCTTGCACATGGAGTTGGTTAACATGTAA
- the LOC18783239 gene encoding uncharacterized protein LOC18783239 translates to MDPTGSTRFDIFEIYRRYCDVRTVNGYGHGDDYRGNNESLMTKYSREALIQLLNLVQLKLHPRISIFDEVFKLMSRLDLVVDFSEFSRFYDFVFFMCRENGQKNITVNKAITAWRLVLAGRFRLLNQWCDFVEKNQRHNISEDTWRQVLAFSRCVHENLEGYDPEGAWPVLIDDFVEHMYRVSGSNENSNFNCNCGDSESWSCTYDDPLPGLKILPGLKRKLPGDLQIDEMESSATLFPTHPADLKPALSIKRSRPMSYIPANWEDNTTGSTVDGCMETIRHSSPLNSSKSPCAVEGCLLKGFAGLLSTRSCLQFDRDRGVSFT, encoded by the exons ATGGATCCAACCGGGTCCACTCGTTTCGACATATTTGAGATTTATCGCCGATACTGTG ATGTCAGGACAGTAAATGGATATGGTCATGGGGATGATTACAGAGGAAACAATGAATCACTGATGACTAAATATTCAAGGGAGGCATTAATTCAGCTCTTAAATCTGGTGCAGTTGAAACTACATCCTAG GATATCAATTTTTGATGAAGTTTTCAAGCTAATGTCACGGTTAGACTTGGTG GTAGACTTTTCTGAATTCTCGCGCTtctatgattttgttttctttatgtgCCGTGAAAATGGTCAGAAGAATATCA CTGTAAATAAGGCGATTACTGCATGGAGGTTAGTATTAGCTGGGAGGTTTCGGTTGCTGAATCAATGGTGTGATTTTGTTGAG AAAAATCAGCGGCATAACATCTCTGAAGATACCTGGAGGCAAGTTTTAGCTTTTAGCCGGTGTGTGCATGAAAATTTGGAAGGGTATGATCCTGAAG GAGCTTGGCCTGTTTTAATAGATGACTTTGTTGAACATATGTACAG GGTTTCAGGATCTAATGAAAATTCTAACTTCAACTGTAACTGTGGTGATTCAGAATCCTGGTCATGCACATATGATGATCCTCTTCCTG GCTTGAAGATTTTACCTGGTTTGAAGAGGAAGTTACCTGGAGACCTTCAAATTGATGAAATGGAGTCCTCAGCCACCCTCTTCCCCACACATCCTGCAGACTTGAAGCCTGCATTAAGCATTAAGAGAAGTCGGCCGATGTCTTACATACCAGCAAACTGGGAGGACAATACCACAGGAAGTACTGTAGATGGCTGCATGGAAACCATTAGACATAGCAGTCCATTGAATTCTTCCAAATCTCCATGTGCGGTTGAAGGTTGCCTGTTGAAGGGATTTGCAGGGCTGCTTTCAACACGTTCCTGTCTGCAGTTTGATCGGGACAGGGGAGTTTCATTTACATAG
- the LOC18784346 gene encoding vacuolar amino acid transporter 1 isoform X1, with protein MDESPDESSLTLPLILDEEQHEPASNKVEEVESNFHHESTATTSFLKTFFNGLNALSGVGILSVPYALSSGGWLSLILLFAIAASCFYTGLLIKRCMDMDSDIRTYPDIGERAFGNKGRIWLSVVMNIELYLVATGFLILEGDNLHNIFPGVELEVAGLRIGGKHCFIVVVALIILPTVWLDNLSLLSYVSASGVLASAIILGSILWIGSFDGIGFHQAGSPVNWNGIPTAVSLYAFCYCAHPVFPTLYTSMKNKHQFSNVLLLCFILCTVSYASMAVFGYLMFGSTVQSQITLNLPTRNISSKVAIFTTLVNPISKYALMVTPIVNAAKKKFPSHYSKRFIGLLASTTLVISTVIVALAIPFFAYLMSLVGAFLSVTGSIVFPCFCYLKLSGNYRRFGCEVLIIGCILLLSAAIIVFGTYTALVEIIGSL; from the exons ATGGATGAGTCTCCAGATGAATCATCCTTGACCTTGCCTCTTATCCTTGATGAGGAACAACATGAGCCTGCAAGCAATAAGGTAGAAGAAGTAGAGTCTAACTTTCATCATGAATCCACAGCTACAACCTCTTTTCTCAAAACCTTTTTCAATGGACTCAATGCGCTGTCAG gAGTAGGGATACTCTCAGTTCCTTATGCACTATCATCAGGAGGATGGTTAAGCTTGATACTTCTTTTCGCAATCGCCGCTTCATGCTTTTACACAGGCTTGCTAATTAAAAGATGCATGGATATGGATTCTGATATCAGAACTTATCCGGATATAGGCGAACGTGCATTTGGGAACAAGGGAAGGATATGGTTGTCAGTTGTCATGAACATAGAACTCTACTTAGTTGCAACAGGTTTCCTGATTTTGGAAGGGGACAACTTGCATAACATATTTCCAGGTGTGGAATTGGAAGTGGCTGGTTTAAGAATTGGTGGAAAACATTGCTTTATAGTTGTTGTTGCCCTTATTATTCTCCCAACAGTTTGGTTAGATAACTTGAGCCTTCTTTCTTATGTCTCTGCAAGTGGGGTTTTAGCTTCTGCAATCATCCTTGGTTCAATTCTGTGGATTGGTTCTTTCGATGGAATTGGATTTCATCAAGCGGGGTCACCAGTTAACTGGAATGGAATCCCTACAGCTGTTAGCTTATATGCCTTTTGTTATTGTGCTCATCCAGTGTTCCCTACCTTGTACACTTCAATGAAAAACAAGCATCAGTTCTCCAAT GTCCTCCTCCTCTGCTTTATCCTATGCACCGTTTCTTATGCATCAATGGCAGTTTTTGGCTACCTAATGTTTGGTTCAACGGTTCAATCACAAATAACTTTAAACCTCCCAACTCGAAACATTAGCTCAAAAGTCGCCATATTCACGACCCTGGTGAATCCAATATCCAAATATGCTTTGATGGTTACTCCAATCGTGAACGCTGCCAAGAAGAAGTTTCCAAGTCACTACAGTAAAAGGTTCATTGGCCTATTAGCCAGCACTACCTTGGTAATCAGCACTGTAATAGTAGCTTTGGCTATACCCTTTTTCGCGTATCTCATGTCACTTGTTGGAGCATTTTTGAGTGTGACAGGTTCAATTGTATTCCCATGCTTTTGCTACCTGAAACTTTCAGGTAATTATCGAAGATTCGGATGTGAGGTGTTGATTATCGGGTGCATATTACTACTCAGTGCTGCAATTATTGTATTTGGCACTTACACTGCTCTAGTAGAAATAATAGGGAGCTTGTGA
- the LOC18782349 gene encoding granule-bound starch synthase 2, chloroplastic/amyloplastic: MASIGSLPFMIETKTESSVLLHSNNNRRLRFPFFTHRPGRSIEVTGINAEVVGMCSRQINWCTKGKLWKIEPLRATGKVSVEGEDGGEPEDALRATIEKSKKVLAMQRDLLQQIAERRKLVSSIQSSSINQEEDKASFEQGNDSFPNVESSSTSGDNTVEDQIGSIASSSYGDSTEDKELETVPSAVSRGLNKIEKDHGEPLPLNKAPSEVESTKHVNKISSKTEWSDALPSFISTTAETSTPIDEELVDLKEPSLEEVNNWETDLMSEDVKPPPLAGANVMNVILVAAECAPWSKTGGLGDVAGALPKALARRGHRVMVVAPLYGDYAEPQYSGIRKIYKVDGQDLEVAYFHAFIDGVDFVFIECPMFRHMGHNIYGGKREDILKRMVLFCKAAVEVPWHVPCGGVCYGDGNLVFIANDWHTALLPVYLKAYYRDNGLMTYTRSILVIHNIAHQGRGPVADFSFVDLPGHYLDLFKLYDPVGGEHFNIFAAGLKTADRVVTVSHGYAWEVKTVEGGWGLHGIINENDWKFKGIVNGIDTQEWNPQLDVYLTSDGYTNYSLVTLQTGKPQCKAALQKELGLPIREDVPVIGFIGRLDQQKGVDLIAEAIPWMMGQDVQLIMLGSGRPDLEQMLKEFEHQHRDKVRGWVGFSVQTAHRITAGADILLMPSRFEPCGLNQLYAMNYGTIPVVHAVGGLRDTVQPFNPYDESGLGWTFDSAEAGKLIHALGNCLLTYREYKKSWEGIQRRGMKQDLSWDHAAQNYEEVLVAAKYQW; the protein is encoded by the exons ATGGCTTCCATTGGGTCTCTGCCTTTTATGATAGAGACCAAGACTGAAAGCTCTGTGCTTCTTCACAGCAATAATAATCGCCGACTCAGATTCCCATTCTTCACGCATCGGCCGGGAAGGTCCATTGAAGTTACTGGTATCAATGCAGAAGTTGTGGGAATGTGCAGTAGACAGATTAATTGGTGCACAAAAGGGAAGCTTTGGAAGATTGAGCCTCTTAGAGCGACTGGTAAGGTCTCTGTGGAAGGCGAGGACGGTGGCGAGCCAGAGGATGCGCTTCGGGCCACCATTGAAAAGAGTAAGAAGGTTCTTGCTATGCAGAGAGACCTACTTCAACAG ATTGCTGAAAGAAGGAAATTGGTGTCTTCTATACAAAGTAGTAGTATAAACCAAGAAGAAGACAAAGCTTCTTTTGAACAAGGGAATGACTCATTTCCAAATGTAGAAAGTTCTTCAACTAGTGGTGACAATACTGTTGAAGACCAAATTGGTAGCATTGCTTCGAGCAGCTATGGTGATTCGACTGAAGATAAGGAATTAGAAACCGTACCTTCTGCTGTTAGTAGAGGACTTAATAAAATAGAGAAGGATCATGGAGAACCTTTACCACTTAATAAGGCTCCCAGTGAGGTAGAGTCCACTAAGCATGTGAATAAGATTAGTTCCAAGACAGAGTGGTCTGATGCTTTGCCATCTTTTATTTCAACTACCGCTGAGACGTCTACACCAATAGATGAAGAGCTTGTAGATCTGAAAGAACCAAGTTTAGAGGAGGTCAATAATTGGGAAACCGATCTTATGAGTGAAGACGTAAAGCCCCCTCCTTTGGCTGGGGCCAATGTCATGAATGTCATATTGGTAGCTGCAGAATGTGCTCCTTGGTCGAAAACAG GTGGGCTTGGAGATGTTGCCGGGGCTTTACCAAAGGCTTTGGCTCGGCGTGGACATAGGGTTATG GTTGTGGCACCTCTATATGGTGATTATGCAGAACCCCAATATTCTGGAATTCGGAAAATATATAAAGTTGATGGCCAG GATCTGGAAGTAGCATATTTCCATGCCTTTATCGATGGCGTAGATTTTGTATTCATTGAATGTCCTATGTTCCGTCACATGGGGCATAATATATATGGAGGAAAGCGTGAG GACATTTTAAAACGCATGGTGTTATTCTGCAAGGCAGCTGTTGAG GTCCCTTGGCATGTCCCGTGTGGTGGTGTTTGCTATGGCGATGGAAACTTGGTTTTCATTGCAAATGACTGGCATACTGCATTGTTGCCGGTGTATTTGAAGGCGTATTATCGAGACAATGGCTTAATGACATATACAAGGTCCATCCTTGTAATCCATAACATAGCTCACCAG GGTCGGGGGCCGGTAGCTGATTTCTCGTTTGTTGATCTTCCGGGCCACTACCTGGACCTTTTCAAACTGTATGACCCTGTTGGAGGTGAGCACTTCAATATCTTTGCAGCTGGTCTAAAGACAGCAGACCGAGTGGTTACTGTAAGTCATGGATACGCCTGGGAGGTTAAAACAGTTGAAGGTGGTTGGGGATTACATGGGATCATAAATGAGAATGACTGGAAATTCAAAGGCATTGTTAATGGAATTGATACGCAAGAGTGGAATCCACAACTTGATGTGTACTTGACATCAGACGGTTACACGAACTACTCCCTGGTGACACTTCAGACTGGCAAGCCTCAGTGTAAGGCAGCTTTACAGAAGGAGCTGGGTTTGCCGATCCGGGAGGACGTCCCTGTAATTGGGTTCATTGGGAGGCTGGATCAGCAGAAGGGTGTTGATCTCATAGCAGAGGCAATTCcttggatgatgggtcaggATGTGCAACTAATCATGTTAGGCTCCGGCAGACCTGACTTGGAACAGATGCTGAAGGAGTTTGAACATCAACACCGAGACAAGGTCAGGGGATGGGTTGGTTTTTCTGTACAAACAGCTCACAGAATAACCGCTGGTGCAGACATTTTGCTCATGCCGTCAAGATTTGAGCCATGTGGACTGAACCAATTATATGCTATGAACTATGGGACAATTCCAGTTGTTCATGCTGTTGGTGGACTGAGAGATACCGTGCAGCCTTTCAATCCATATGATGAGTCAGGACTTGGGTGGACATTTGACAGTGCTGAGGCCGGTAAGTTAATCCATGCATTAGGGAACTGCTTATTGACTTACCGAGAGTATAAGAAGAGTTGGGAAGGAATCCAGAGACGAGGGATGAAACAAGACCTCAGTTGGGACCATGCTGCTCAGAATTATGAGGAGGTTCTTGTGGCTGCAAAGTACCAATGGTGA
- the LOC18782115 gene encoding aquaporin NIP2-1 — protein MATKHPEPGNHNTNELVSVQENHPISQNPTFEQQYYPPGFFRKVVAEMIATYMLVFVTCGSAALAASDEHKVSRLGASIAGGLVVTVMIYAVGHISGAHMNPAVTLAFAAVRHFPWKQVPIYWVAQLAGSISASFTLSVLLHPIKHVGTTSPSGSDFQALIAEIVMTFSMMFIASAVATDTKAIGELAGVAVGSAVCITSIFAGPISGGSMNPARTIGPAIASTYYKGIWVYVVGPVIGTLLGSWSYNFIRVSDNPTQPISPPPPPRSFAFKLRRMKSDNGQVPCKDPLDSA, from the exons atggccacaaaacaTCCAGAGCCTGGAAACCACAACACAAACGAGTTAGTCTCAGTGCAGGAAAACCACCCCATATCCCAAAATCCAACATTTGAACAACAATATTACCCACCTGGCTTTTTCAGAAAG GTGGTGGCGGAGATGATAGCGACGTACATGTTGGTGTTTGTGACTTGTGGTTCGGCTGCTCTTGCTGCCAGCGATGAACACAAAGTGTCAAGGCTTGGAGCTTCAATTGCAGGAGGGCTGGTAGTGACCGTGATGATCTATGCGGTTGGCCACATCTCTGGGGCACACATGAACCCTGCCGTCACTCTAGCTTTTGCTGCTGTTAGGCATTTTCCATGGAAACAG GTCCCAATCTATTGGGTAGCTCAACTAGCAGGATCCATATCTGCCTCATTTACGCTTTCTGTGCTATTGCATCCAATCAAACATGTTGGCACCACATCACCTTCTGGATCAGACTTTCAAGCTTTGATCGCAGAAATTGTCATGACATTCTCCATGATGTTCATCGCTTCAGCAGTGGCAACCGATACCAAAGCT ataggAGAGCTGGCAGGTGTAGCAGTTGGCTCCGCAGTTTGCATAACTTCAATCTTTGCTGG ACCAATATCAGGTGGATCCATGAACCCAGCCAGGACAATAGGTCCCGCAATTGCAAGCACATACTACAAGGGAATCTGGGTCTACGTCGTTGGACCAGTGATAGGAACCCTACTTGGGTCATGGTCCTACAACTTCATTCGGGTCAGTGATAACCCTACCCAGCCAAtatcaccaccacctccaccacgcTCATTTGCATTCAAGCTTCGTCGAATGAAGAGCGACAATGGCCAAGTTCCCTGCAAAGATCCTCTCGATTCAGcttga